The genomic interval GGGCGGTGCCACAGCCCTGCTCGGGCCGCAGACGCTGGTACTGTCGCTGCAGAACGGCCTCGGGCATGAAGACATTCTGGCCGAGGTCGTCGGCAGAGCGCGAGTACTGGCGGGCAAAACCTATGTCGGCGGTGTGTTGTTGGCACCGGGTTCGATCCGAGCTGGCGTGGCGGGTAAGCACACTTACATCGGTGAATTGGACGGGCAACTGACGCCTCGCGTGCAGGCCATCGCCGAGGCCTTCAATGCTGCGGGGCTGGCCACCACGGTCAGTGACAATATCCTCGGCACCATGTGGGACAAGTTACTGGTGAATGTCGCAACCGGCGCGCTCAGCGGTATCACCATGCTCAGTTATGGCCAGCTGTACAGCGAACCGTTGCTCGAGAGCACCGCCAAGGCTGCCGTGGCCGAGGCAATGGCCGTTGCACAACGGGCCGGTATCAGGCTGGGCCTTACCAGCCCAGATGCGGCATGGGCACTGGCCGCCGAGGGCCTGCCGGCAAGCTTCCGTACCTCGATGCTGCAGAGCCTGGAAAAAGGCTCGATCACCGAAATCGACTTCATCAACGGCTCCGTCGTGCGCTGGGGCCAGCGCCATGGCGTTGCCACCCCCGTCAACGCGACCTTGGTGGCCTGTATCAAGGGCATTGAACGCGCGATGGCCGATCACCAGAAAAGGGATAACCCATGAGCCAGCCGAAAGCCTACCTCGAACACGTTGCCTTCTGGGTGCGCGACATTCAGTGGCATATCCGTTTCTTCAACGAAGTGTGCGGTATGGCCCTGCGAGAAGCGCAGGGCGATGTCGAGCAGCCCACGCAGTACTGGACGCTGGGCGGCCTGCAGTTCATTCACCAGCCTGACTTCGCCGGGCCGGAGGGGCGCATGGCCCACCTGGGCATCATGTGCGAGGACCTCGAAGCCGCCCTTGCCGCAGCCCAGCGCTTCGGCGTCAGCGAAATGCCTCAGGGCCGCAACTGGCTGCGCCTGCCGGACGGTTTGGCAGTTGAGTTCATCCAGGCCTCGCCGGCCACTTGCGTCGCCCAGGCACTGGCCATCGACCCGCGTGCGGAGGTATCGGCATGAGCGTAGTGGAGAAATTCTGGGACGATGCCCGCGAAGGCGATGAATGCCTCA from Pseudomonas fortuita carries:
- a CDS encoding VOC family protein, whose product is MSQPKAYLEHVAFWVRDIQWHIRFFNEVCGMALREAQGDVEQPTQYWTLGGLQFIHQPDFAGPEGRMAHLGIMCEDLEAALAAAQRFGVSEMPQGRNWLRLPDGLAVEFIQASPATCVAQALAIDPRAEVSA
- a CDS encoding ketopantoate reductase family protein gives rise to the protein MKICILGAGALGCAIGAALSEAGHQTWLLNRGREHVEAINLHGLQVQDEHGERQVRVNATTAANDVGVVDLVVVLVKSFHTAEAMGGATALLGPQTLVLSLQNGLGHEDILAEVVGRARVLAGKTYVGGVLLAPGSIRAGVAGKHTYIGELDGQLTPRVQAIAEAFNAAGLATTVSDNILGTMWDKLLVNVATGALSGITMLSYGQLYSEPLLESTAKAAVAEAMAVAQRAGIRLGLTSPDAAWALAAEGLPASFRTSMLQSLEKGSITEIDFINGSVVRWGQRHGVATPVNATLVACIKGIERAMADHQKRDNP